One Corynebacterium appendicis CIP 107643 DNA window includes the following coding sequences:
- the mtr gene encoding mycothione reductase translates to MHFDYIIIGSGSGNSFPTPEFDDASIAIVDEAPRFGGTCLNSGCIPTKMYVVAADTAHAAADSERLGIRTSFEGADWPAIVDRVFAHRIDLISRGGEEYRRGSESPNVTLFRDHASFTGPKTLRTTLDGEDVEITGDTIIIAAGSRPFIPAVIAESGVPYLTNEDVMRLPAQPESITILGGGFVAMEFAHVFESLGTHVRIVNRSPLMRHLDADVHDRFNALVAPRYETHIGRTVSSASHDNNSVTLTLDDGTSVTSSALLVATGRVPNGDRMNLAAAGVDMHDNGRIVVDDYGRTTADGVWALGDVSSPHMLKHVANAELRAVRHNILNPSDMVPMPHEHVPSAVFTYPQLATVGMTEAQARDAGFDVTTKIQNYGDVAYGWALEDEGSVVKLVADKKTARLLGAHYMGPQASSLIQQLITVMAFDLDLRDVARRQYWIHPALAEVTENAILGLDLEFPET, encoded by the coding sequence ATGCATTTCGACTACATCATCATCGGCTCCGGCTCCGGAAACTCCTTCCCCACCCCGGAATTCGACGACGCGTCAATCGCCATCGTGGACGAAGCACCCCGCTTCGGCGGCACCTGTCTCAACTCCGGGTGCATCCCGACGAAAATGTACGTCGTCGCCGCGGACACCGCGCACGCCGCCGCGGATTCCGAACGCCTGGGCATCCGCACCTCATTCGAGGGCGCCGACTGGCCCGCCATCGTCGACCGCGTCTTCGCGCACCGCATCGACCTCATCTCCCGCGGCGGCGAGGAATACCGCCGCGGCTCCGAGTCTCCTAACGTCACGCTTTTCCGTGACCACGCTTCTTTCACCGGGCCCAAGACTCTGCGCACGACCCTCGACGGCGAGGATGTGGAGATCACCGGCGACACCATCATCATCGCCGCCGGCTCCCGGCCGTTCATTCCGGCGGTCATCGCTGAATCCGGTGTCCCCTACCTCACCAATGAGGACGTCATGCGCCTACCCGCGCAGCCCGAGTCCATCACGATTCTCGGCGGCGGCTTCGTCGCGATGGAATTCGCCCACGTCTTCGAGTCGTTGGGCACCCACGTGCGCATCGTGAACCGCTCCCCGCTCATGCGCCACCTCGACGCCGACGTCCACGACCGCTTCAACGCCCTTGTCGCACCACGCTACGAAACGCACATCGGGCGCACAGTTTCCAGCGCCAGCCACGACAACAACAGCGTCACGCTCACGCTTGACGACGGCACCTCCGTCACCTCGTCTGCCCTCCTCGTCGCCACCGGGCGTGTCCCCAACGGCGACCGGATGAACCTGGCCGCCGCTGGCGTGGACATGCACGACAACGGCCGCATCGTCGTCGACGATTACGGCCGCACCACTGCCGACGGTGTCTGGGCGCTCGGAGACGTCTCGTCTCCCCACATGCTCAAGCATGTCGCCAACGCTGAGCTGCGCGCCGTGCGGCACAACATCCTCAACCCGTCGGACATGGTGCCGATGCCTCACGAACACGTCCCCTCCGCCGTGTTCACCTACCCGCAGCTCGCGACGGTCGGCATGACCGAAGCCCAAGCCCGCGATGCCGGATTTGATGTGACCACCAAGATCCAGAATTACGGCGACGTCGCCTACGGCTGGGCCCTTGAGGACGAGGGCAGCGTAGTGAAACTCGTCGCCGATAAAAAGACTGCCCGGCTGCTCGGGGCCCATTACATGGGCCCGCAAGCATCCTCCCTGATCCAGCAGCTCATCACCGTCATGGCATTCGACCTAGATCTGCGCGACGTCGCCCGTCGCCAGTACTGGATCCACCCCGCGCTCGCCGAAGTCACCGAGAACGCCATCCTCGGCCTCGACCTTGAATTCCCTGAGACGTAG
- the map gene encoding type I methionyl aminopeptidase, which translates to MNTRGKLTPGKPTPIRTVPDSIERPEYAWKDEVQENVGEPVIQTAETIEKMREASRIAANALEAAGAAVAPGVTTDEIDRIAHEYMLDHGAYPSTLGYRGFEKSCCTSLNEIVCHGIPDTTVIKDGDICNIDVTAYKNGVHGDTNATFLAGDVSEEHRLLVERTKEATMRGIRAAKPGRQINVIGRVIESYAKRFGYNVVTDFTGHGVGTTFHNGLVVLHYDSDAYTDVLEPGMTLTIEPMINLGGLEYDIWDDGWTVQNRDGEYTAQFEHTIVITNDGNEILTIPDSER; encoded by the coding sequence ATGAACACTCGCGGAAAACTGACCCCCGGAAAGCCCACCCCGATTCGCACCGTGCCCGATAGCATCGAGCGCCCCGAATACGCGTGGAAGGACGAGGTCCAGGAAAACGTCGGGGAGCCGGTGATCCAGACGGCGGAGACGATCGAGAAGATGCGCGAGGCATCCCGGATCGCCGCGAATGCCCTTGAGGCTGCCGGCGCCGCTGTCGCTCCCGGCGTGACCACCGACGAGATCGACCGCATCGCCCACGAATACATGCTCGACCACGGCGCCTACCCGTCGACCCTCGGGTACCGAGGCTTCGAGAAGTCCTGCTGCACCTCGCTCAACGAGATCGTCTGCCACGGAATCCCCGACACCACCGTCATCAAAGACGGAGACATCTGCAATATCGACGTCACGGCCTACAAGAACGGCGTCCACGGCGACACCAACGCCACTTTCCTCGCCGGGGATGTTTCCGAGGAGCACCGACTGCTTGTCGAGCGCACCAAGGAAGCCACCATGCGCGGCATTCGCGCGGCCAAGCCCGGCCGCCAGATCAACGTGATCGGTCGCGTGATCGAGTCGTACGCGAAGCGTTTCGGCTACAACGTCGTCACCGACTTCACCGGACACGGCGTGGGCACGACCTTCCACAACGGGCTCGTCGTCCTGCATTACGATTCCGACGCCTACACCGACGTCCTCGAGCCCGGCATGACGCTCACCATCGAGCCCATGATCAACCTCGGCGGGCTCGAATACGACATCTGGGACGACGGCTGGACCGTCCAGAACCGCGATGGCGAATACACCGCGCAGTTCGAGCACACCATCGTCATCACCAACGACGGCAACGAGATCCTCACGATCCCGGATTCCGAGCGCTAG
- a CDS encoding penicillin-binding transpeptidase domain-containing protein, whose translation MKTRLSALLAVLSIALGAVACTPKPNPAEPVAQDFLEALTRFDYEHIGTLIDDPSKATDSLSSSVGGLQAEGVTATLNAVDQQENLATAHYTLDWALPRDRHVRYDASMTLTQQNEDWTVRWQPSILHPRLGANQHLELRTVPADQASVVSSDGVALLSPGVAYRLLVDTNAVGETANTSAAISQALGTAHEQDPAVPTRDADELEKQLDDATGVFSVAMIPQGARESVEGALGGLQGVRLNEEASMVADDPHFAPDMMARIGEEVRTDLEGDAGWKIAIVNENSNELEDIERHDASPSPSISVSLSHKVQTAAEKALEPINGQKAMIVAIRPSTGEILAVAQTKAADEDGNTAMMGQYPPGSTFKIVTALAGVEKQGLVSDSIVPCPGTMDIYGRTVTNYAGFGMGSVPLETAFARSCNTTFADISTKLAPGELKSVGKQFGLGVDYEIAGLDSLTGSIPDGEEPLDRTEAGYGQGLDLASPFGMALVSATAAHGSTPMPYLISGRDTKPSEEISAPDPAAIDQLRGMMKAVTSPGGTAAGMTAGGDIRGKTGEAEINGGSHSWFTGYRDDDIAFATLIVMGGGSEAAVSVTDAMLRNIDEAGAPKP comes from the coding sequence ATGAAAACTCGGCTTTCGGCGCTGCTTGCGGTCCTTTCTATCGCGTTGGGCGCGGTCGCGTGCACGCCGAAGCCGAATCCCGCGGAGCCCGTCGCGCAAGACTTCTTGGAGGCGTTGACGCGCTTCGACTACGAGCACATCGGCACGCTTATCGACGACCCTTCCAAAGCTACCGATTCCCTGTCGTCCTCCGTCGGCGGTCTGCAGGCGGAGGGGGTCACCGCGACACTGAATGCGGTGGACCAGCAGGAGAACCTGGCCACCGCGCACTACACACTGGACTGGGCGCTGCCGCGCGACCGCCACGTGCGCTACGACGCGTCGATGACCCTGACGCAGCAGAACGAGGATTGGACGGTGCGCTGGCAGCCGTCCATCCTGCATCCGCGACTGGGCGCGAACCAGCACCTGGAGCTGCGGACGGTGCCGGCGGACCAGGCGAGCGTGGTGTCGTCGGACGGTGTGGCGCTGCTGAGCCCGGGCGTTGCCTACCGTCTGCTCGTGGACACGAATGCGGTGGGGGAGACAGCGAACACGTCCGCCGCGATTTCGCAGGCGTTGGGTACGGCGCACGAGCAGGATCCGGCTGTGCCCACGCGCGATGCGGACGAGCTCGAGAAGCAGCTTGACGACGCCACCGGCGTCTTCTCCGTCGCTATGATTCCCCAGGGAGCCCGCGAATCGGTCGAGGGTGCGCTCGGCGGCCTGCAGGGTGTGCGGTTGAATGAGGAAGCCTCGATGGTCGCCGACGACCCGCATTTCGCACCAGACATGATGGCGCGCATCGGCGAGGAAGTCCGCACCGACCTTGAAGGCGACGCCGGCTGGAAGATCGCGATCGTCAACGAGAACAGCAACGAGCTCGAGGACATCGAGCGCCACGACGCCTCGCCGTCTCCGTCGATCAGTGTCAGCCTGTCGCACAAGGTGCAGACCGCCGCAGAAAAAGCCCTTGAGCCCATCAACGGGCAGAAAGCTATGATCGTGGCGATCCGGCCGTCCACCGGGGAGATCCTCGCCGTCGCGCAGACCAAGGCCGCCGACGAAGACGGCAACACCGCCATGATGGGGCAGTACCCGCCGGGGTCGACGTTCAAGATCGTGACGGCGCTGGCGGGCGTCGAAAAGCAAGGCCTTGTGTCCGACTCCATCGTGCCGTGTCCGGGAACCATGGACATCTACGGGCGCACGGTGACGAACTACGCGGGCTTCGGGATGGGCAGCGTCCCGTTGGAGACAGCGTTCGCGCGTTCGTGCAACACGACGTTCGCCGACATCTCGACGAAGCTGGCGCCGGGGGAGCTGAAGAGCGTCGGAAAGCAATTCGGCCTGGGCGTCGACTACGAGATCGCCGGGCTGGATTCTTTGACCGGATCGATTCCCGACGGCGAGGAGCCGCTCGACCGTACCGAAGCCGGCTACGGACAGGGCCTGGACCTGGCGAGCCCGTTCGGCATGGCGCTGGTGTCTGCCACCGCCGCCCACGGCTCCACCCCGATGCCGTACCTGATCTCCGGACGCGACACGAAACCCAGCGAGGAGATCTCCGCGCCCGACCCTGCCGCAATCGACCAGCTGCGTGGCATGATGAAAGCCGTCACTAGCCCCGGTGGCACCGCGGCCGGCATGACCGCCGGCGGCGATATCCGCGGCAAGACCGGCGAGGCCGAGATCAACGGCGGCTCCCACTCCTGGTTCACCGGCTACCGCGACGACGACATCGCCTTCGCCACGCTCATCGTCATGGGCGGCGGATCCGAGGCCGCAGTCTCCGTCACCGACGCGATGCTGCGCAATATCGACGAGGCGGGCGCGCCGAAGCCGTAA
- a CDS encoding alpha/beta fold hydrolase, whose translation MNHNAPKIDSLDWSADELGDGYKRATLDLGADPEGEGNNVAVLVKAETAETADADKPALLWVHGMSDYFFQTHVAEHFTEQGYPFYAIDLHKCGRAHRKGQRWHHTNDMATYFDELTEATKLIADKHGGVVPLAHSTGGLIVPLWLNHLRRTDRDTHGKVKGMILNSPWVDMQVPGWQLKVLRPVVKLAAKIAPNLKLPISGESTYGESIYKGLHGSWDFDTEKKRLGGHDKYVGWLNAVLEGQSTLHDDATDAAVPTLTLCSTHSYLGKPYSPAADNADTVLDVRQIQHWAPTLTTATQETRPIPGALHDVFLSQPHPRELAFTAADAWLAKLDNQED comes from the coding sequence ATGAATCACAACGCCCCGAAAATCGACTCTTTAGATTGGTCGGCCGACGAACTCGGCGACGGCTACAAGCGCGCGACACTCGACCTCGGCGCGGACCCGGAAGGAGAGGGCAATAACGTCGCGGTGCTCGTGAAAGCGGAGACAGCGGAGACAGCGGACGCTGACAAGCCCGCGCTGCTCTGGGTGCACGGCATGTCGGATTATTTCTTCCAGACACACGTCGCGGAGCATTTCACCGAACAGGGCTACCCGTTCTACGCGATCGACCTGCACAAGTGCGGCCGCGCCCACCGCAAAGGGCAGCGCTGGCACCACACCAACGACATGGCCACCTACTTCGACGAGCTCACCGAAGCCACGAAGCTCATCGCGGACAAGCACGGCGGTGTGGTTCCGCTGGCACACTCGACGGGCGGTCTCATCGTCCCGCTGTGGCTGAACCACCTTCGTCGCACCGACCGTGACACGCACGGCAAAGTCAAGGGCATGATCCTCAACAGCCCGTGGGTGGACATGCAGGTGCCGGGGTGGCAGCTGAAGGTGCTGCGACCCGTCGTCAAGCTTGCCGCGAAAATCGCGCCGAACCTGAAGTTGCCCATCTCCGGGGAGTCCACGTACGGCGAGTCCATTTATAAGGGTCTCCACGGCAGCTGGGATTTCGACACGGAGAAGAAGCGGCTCGGCGGCCACGACAAGTACGTGGGCTGGCTCAACGCCGTGCTCGAAGGACAGAGCACGCTCCACGACGACGCCACCGACGCCGCCGTGCCCACCCTCACCCTGTGCTCGACCCACTCGTATCTGGGCAAACCGTACTCGCCCGCCGCGGACAACGCCGACACCGTGCTCGACGTACGGCAAATCCAGCACTGGGCGCCGACGTTGACCACCGCCACGCAAGAGACCCGGCCGATTCCGGGCGCGCTTCACGACGTCTTCCTCTCCCAGCCCCACCCCCGCGAGCTCGCCTTCACCGCCGCGGATGCGTGGCTCGCCAAGCTCGACAACCAGGAGGATTAA
- a CDS encoding HNH endonuclease signature motif containing protein: MKKWETIHTVYLAPTKWTRQQRHAAHAARAAGFTADQLWVIESRIKHIADEREKWRLRLQLLGVTGRCETLKRKAKEIVPAKEKPTPRKTMGFGKTRDGMRPLNAMGAEEDMAALEFALRKNIASDAPAGPQMFEALMGMLGLRPDSVPATATPSATPAVPRPLVVIPVPDYIEIIKGGGDETLLGLTDGTTITGADYLAKHYGKDLEVALFHPQEGAVNLYRTSRFANQKQRDLARACLTTCPVPDCRHASDNCEVHHITAWSRGGQTNMANLAPLCRYHNRTNDDDPKRRNRGSIVNIRGRPMWKSPRGYSVTNEVHPFGAMSLLFGD, from the coding sequence GTGAAGAAGTGGGAGACCATCCACACCGTATACCTGGCCCCCACAAAGTGGACCCGCCAGCAGAGGCACGCTGCGCACGCCGCGCGGGCGGCGGGATTCACGGCGGATCAGCTGTGGGTCATCGAGTCGCGCATTAAGCACATTGCGGACGAGCGCGAGAAATGGCGACTGCGCTTGCAGCTGCTCGGCGTGACAGGACGGTGCGAGACGCTGAAGCGCAAGGCGAAAGAGATCGTCCCCGCCAAGGAGAAGCCGACACCGCGGAAGACAATGGGCTTCGGCAAAACACGCGACGGCATGCGCCCGCTCAACGCGATGGGCGCCGAGGAGGACATGGCGGCGCTCGAGTTCGCGCTGCGGAAGAACATCGCGTCGGACGCGCCCGCGGGCCCGCAGATGTTCGAAGCTCTCATGGGCATGCTGGGCTTGCGGCCCGATAGCGTGCCGGCGACCGCGACGCCGTCCGCCACGCCGGCTGTGCCGCGTCCGCTCGTCGTGATCCCGGTGCCGGATTACATCGAGATCATCAAGGGCGGCGGCGACGAGACTCTCCTCGGTCTCACCGACGGCACGACGATCACGGGAGCGGACTACCTGGCCAAACACTACGGCAAGGACCTCGAGGTGGCTCTGTTCCACCCGCAGGAAGGTGCCGTCAACCTGTACCGCACGAGCCGTTTCGCGAACCAGAAACAGCGCGACCTCGCCCGAGCATGCTTGACGACGTGCCCCGTCCCCGACTGCCGCCATGCCTCCGACAACTGCGAAGTCCACCACATCACCGCGTGGTCGAGGGGCGGCCAGACGAATATGGCGAATCTGGCGCCATTGTGCAGGTACCACAACCGCACGAACGACGACGACCCGAAGCGTCGCAATCGCGGGAGCATCGTGAATATCAGGGGCAGACCGATGTGGAAGTCCCCGCGGGGATACTCGGTGACCAATGAGGTTCACCCGTTCGGCGCGATGAGTCTCCTGTTCGGGGACTAG